A region from the Chrysoperla carnea chromosome 4, inChrCarn1.1, whole genome shotgun sequence genome encodes:
- the LOC123297562 gene encoding centromere protein X-like, with protein sequence MAEASSSTNSNKRNNSDSTNNFLSEITVSYKNETIKEILKLNFQDNKTKINEDSTQLVNEVIKLMATETVLRASQLAEQEHKTTISADYIEAIIPQIMLDYP encoded by the exons ATGGCTGAAGCTTCTAGTTCTACCAATTCTAATAAACGGAATAATAGTgatagtacaaataattttttatcagaaattaCAGTTtcgtataaaaat GAAACAATAAAggaaatactaaaattaaattttcaagataacaaaaccaaaattaatGAAGACTCAACACAATTGGTGAACGAAGTAATAAAGTTAATGGCCACCGAAACGGTTTTACGAGCATCACAATTAGCTGAACAAGAACATAAAACTACGATTTCAGCAGATTATATTGAAGCGATCATCCCACAAATC
- the LOC123298874 gene encoding putative vacuolar protein sorting-associated protein TDA6 — IILSSILKLSSSNDCVSDIVKNWAPLVWLAPGEEFFPLHVPKFLNNVILDKNSQVKNEENFVLTTKESLKLLLKNKNSFIYGINPSKYDIPIYAVVEQCRNVQKKCSLHFRVTYWLFYPYNKGKNVCMLDIRLMPIPIPIVENECAGRIQQYGNHVGEWEHLSLYFEGNNYPTTLFISTHDVGAYYTYDQVFKVFRYRNSRNDKGILQRPTYPSTLKVYNNSHPIVFAANGSHGLWATPGNHVYSRFPYLHDETGFGVSWATWKNVEIINTTQPEYFWAHFKGKWGNRKFGCYPIFSRFIPYMCTFVNGPSGPMRDKSPFTC; from the exons attattttaagttcaattttaaaattatcatcaagCAATGATTGTGTATCag atattgtGAAAAATTGGGCACCACTTGTGTGGCTTGCACCGGGTGAAGAATTCTTTCCATTACATGtgccaaaatttttgaataatgttattttagataaaaattcacaagtgaaaaatgaagaaaattttgtgttaacgACCAAAGAAAGTTTGA aacttttattaaagaataaaaactcATTTATCTATGGAATAAATCCATCAAAATATGATATTCCAATTTATGCTGTGGTCGAGCAATGCAGGAATGTCCAAAAAAAATGCAGTTTACACTTTCGTGTTACCTATTGGCTTTTCTATCCATACAATAAAGGTAAAAACGTGTGTATGTTAGACATAAGATTAATGCCCATACCAATACCGATAGTCGAAAATGAGTGCGCTGGAAGAATACAACAATATGGGAACCATGTTGGTGAATGGGAAcatttaagtttatattttgagGGGAACAATTATCCAACCACACTGTTCATTTCAACACATGATGTTGGAGCATATTACACCTACGATCAAGTATTTAAAGTATTTCGCTACCGAAATTCCCGTAATGATAAAGGTATACTCCAAAGACCAACGTATCCATCGACtttgaaagtttataataattcacaTCCAATTGTATTTGCTGCAAATGGATCACATGGACTCTGGGCCACACCTGGGAATCACGTATATAGCCGATTTCCATATTTACACGATGAGACGGGATTTGGTGTATCATGGGCAACTTGGAAGAATGTGGAAATTATTAATACTACACAACCAGAATATTTTTGGGCACATTTTAAGGGTAAATGGGGTAATCGAAAATTTGGATGCTATCCAATTTTTTCAAGATTCATCCCTTATATGTGTACATTTGTTAATGGTCCCTCTGGACCTATGAGAGATAAAAGTCCGtttacatgttaa